In Lolium perenne isolate Kyuss_39 chromosome 5, Kyuss_2.0, whole genome shotgun sequence, the sequence AAATTTATCAAGGTCAAATTTTTGCCTTGCGCATTTCACTTGAGCTTTATGGTGACGATCATGTCCACCTCAAGATGGAATgtatttcttgattgtgcttgattGGTGAGTCTTGATTATGGTTAACCCTGGCCTTAGGCATATGTTCGCATATCCATCATCACCAAATATATGGAAAGTTTCAAGCATATATATGAACTCTTATTTAGATGGCTCACCCTGAACATGCACTTGAGTTGGTCAATCTCGAATCATTTCTTCTTTCTTCATATTGATGACATCTTGAAGTTAACCATGAATGCTCACATAATCTTCTCCTTCTTGGCTATCACTTAGCCATTATTCGCCTTAACATCTTGGCCATCACTTAGTCTTTTATGTTCTCCTTCTTCCAGCCGCGGCAACATCAACCATAGTGCCACATACGAACACCAGTAGTAATATCAGTCCAACAACACACATACAACACTACAACAGGTCGTAGACTAGTATCTCACACACACAACATTTTAACAATACAACATGTCAATAGCAAATAACACTACTAGGCTAGTAACATGATTGAGACAATCAACAAAACAAACAACATCATGAGTATTGACGCATATTCGCATCGTGTTGAACAATTTGCTAGTCAACTATTTTGTGCTCCCATCATAAATTAGAAAGAAGTCTATCCATTTATAGTAAACTTTTTTACTTTGTGATAATTCATCTTGTCGCAAATGATACATTGTTTTTACAAATATAAATTATTTGGTACAGTATCATATATAATATTTACACCTATAATTAGCAAAATTAATACGCATTCAGCCACAAATGTTTATATGTTACAGTATTTTTCACTGTGTATTCTCTAGTGCCAATCATAAAATGTATTTTGCCACAAAACATGTTTTATTGTTTAGTTGGGATGTATGCAAAACTTTATTGTTACACTGGATTTACATGTACCAATagcatcaacatgtttgtatagTGATATATGTGAAACTTCGTAGAGTGTCTTAGACTATGATTAGCAAATAAATAAATAAGTAGAGGTTTCTATAGATTATGGGAAATAAAATGGATAGTTCTAGATTGTATTAAGTGTCAAGTAGTAGTTGAAAGGATCGTataccgcacctagaggggggtgaatatgtgctaaccaatttttagttatttttcgatttaggtttgacacaaaggtaaattctctagatatgcaactaagtgaatttacctatatgacaaggttaacaactaagcaagagatggctatgcaatatataggagatagaataggatagaggtaaccgagagtggagcacgcggagacacagagatgattcccatagttcccttcctttgcaagaaggtacgtctatgtttggaggagtgtgatTGCTATGAAagtcaaaccaacagccacgaaggcttcactcagatctcctgtgagcaacgccacgaaggcctagcctacttccactaagggatttcctcaagGCGGAAACCGggtctttacaaggttcttggggcatacatccacaaccaaattggaggctcccaaatctgtaacaacacaacaatcaacaacaatacatcaacacaaatcaactagggatccaaaaaggaacactagcaagagagccctcaaacaaatgaggggaaaatgtaaatcgcttcggtgaggatgtagatcggtgtcttctccttcaaatctccaaagatcaagagctttggttgggggaggaaggagatcttgcaaatcttgagttcttgaggtggctctaatggtggtgagacTTGGCAGAATTTTTCCAGTGATTGAGCaaggaggaaggaagaagaagggggtataaataccccctctcaaaatccagccgttggaggcttccgagggccggataatccggtctgagttggggccggataatccggcctcccgGAAAAATCCGGCCATGGAGAttatccggccaaaagtccggcctgATGCCAGGGAGGTACTGAGCCGAGTCGCCtctggtccttagccaaattttgggggcctgatattttgcaaatatccggctcgGATTATCCGGTGCGAAAAGTCTGGCCTGGGGAAATTCCGGTCAAAAATCCGGCCAATTGTCCGGCCCCATGCCAGAGCCGAAAAAGCTTGAGTCCTTAGACAAATTTTGGGggtcggatattttgcaaatatccggcccggattatccggcctggtgattcTGTTACAGCTTCCTTTTGACTCGTTTTTCCACACAAGTCACACATATACATGTATTTATATAATCCCTGCACCAgttcatcaaacattagtgtatcacatacattgacatcaaacactcaaaacatattatgagagatgttctttcactaGTTTGTCTTCTAATCTCATCTTCAACTCTTCGTTGGAGGGACATGGAGGGTGGTATAGTTTTCCACGTGAAAATTACAATGTTATCCACTtgattttaatttatttttaaatTGTCATACCCCTAACATTTCTAGGGCTTTTTACACCAttactcttgtttttattcacttTCATGGTAAAACATTGTATCAAATACCTCAAAACACTCATGGTATCAAAATGTCATTTAAAAAAGGTAATCTAAGAATCAAAACTCTGCCAAGAACTTAAAATTTAGTACGAGTGATTTGATCTTAGTTCTGATTGTATCCTTCATTACAAGTCTCTCGTGCCCCTTGGTGAAGACGTTCCACTACGTTTGCCATTCTCCAAATTACATGACAACTAAAATCGCATGTATTGCCTTGTGCAACACTCGTTATTAAAGTGTACAAACTACAAAGATCAGAACATTGTGATGTGTGGCACTTATAGCTTCCAGTTGTGTTGAGGATATTTCTCACACGGATTAGAACAACTCTTGATTAATCCACAGATTTCCCTATTTTTACCCAAGAAATAGTCTATAATAAAGGAATAAGATGTTTTATTTATTGGTACCTCATCTCACCTACGTGCCACCATTTTGTATGCCTTGTATTGGAAAGCATATGTCGATGAACTTTTATTGCAGAAAAATCCGCTGTTTAAATAGTTAACATGTTATTTTAAAAAGTTAACGAGTTATATCATTTTAAATTGTTTACCCGGCAATTAGTTATACCCTTGGCAAGCGATGTAGAAGGACGATTAACTCATCGATCACACAACCTCACAACAAAGATAAGTAACCAATAAACAACGAAAAGGATGTGACTATTTTTTTCAATAAAATGAGATTTACCTTAGTTCTCATTCAACATTTCATCGAATCTCAGTTGCGACAACTTTGCAACTCACGATTCTTACAAAGAAAATTCAACGGTTTGAAGCTAAAAATTACTTAGTTATAACCTAAGTGCACAAATTGTGATGCAAATGATCCAAATAAGATCTGAGTAGAAATCAGGAAATCATTTTTTTATGTGAAAACAGTAAGCGGTAAAAAATCAGCACGAAGATCGGGAAAAATAATCAGTACGGGCATCCATTATCCTCTCGCGGACGGTGGACCCATCCCCCTATTTCAACAACGCCCATGCTCCCTTTTCCCTTTCAACAGCTCGAAAGCTCCTCTCAAACCCAACCCACAACGCAACGCAAAAACCATTTCTTTCCCCAATCCCGTCCCCTCCTCCGATCCGACTTCCGGCGGCATGAGGACGGCGGCGGAGACGCAGCAGTCGCGGATCCTCTACGAGCTCAGCGCGCTCGTGCTCACGATCCTCCAACCGCCGGGGGAGGCGGCCGCGGGGCCGCGGCAGGTGTCGGCGGCGGGGGTGGCGTCCATGCTGCTGGGCGCGTCCATGGCGCTCATGCTCTGCGGCTCGCTCACCTTCATGCTCGGATTCTTCCTCATGCCCTGGGTCCTCGGCCTCGCCTGCGTCTTCCTCTTCGTCGGCTTCCTCACCAACCTCTCCGGGATCGGGAGGGCCATCCTCTGCTGGCCCGCCGCGTGCTCCTCCCCCTCGTCCCACAAGGACGCCTCCACATGTACGTGATCTGGCCGTTCCCCTTCCTTCGAGGGGAAAAGAATTACTACGGCTTGTCTGTTTCTGTGTGTTTTGGATTATTCGACATTGCGATGCGATTCTGTGTAAATTTTAGGCCAATTGGGAAGGGTATTCTGTGTAAATTTTAGGCCAATTGGGAAGGGATACGAGAATTAGTGCTGTCTCTTGGCTCGATCCGCGTTAGATGCACCGAATTGGGCGTCTGTGCTTAATTTCTGCACAGAGTTGAAGGAAAGCAGCCATGGTATATGGGCGATATAAATTGTTCTGAATATTGTTGTTATTCATGAAGCTTACACGCGGATCAGATTGGAATTTTAGGATTGGTCTACCAATTCACTTCATCAGGGCATCATATTCATCCTTATGACCagaaattcttcttttcttcacaAAAATCTTTGGCCCTCTCCCTGGTCAATTGGGATTAACTTAAGATTTAAGCAACAGTCATCCTTACCTCATAGCCTAgagggaaaaagaaaagaaaaatatgtGACTTCTTCTGCGTGCTAGTGAGAGTTTATTGCCCGGATAATGTAGTTCTCGGAATTAGACTAAGAAAGACCGTTTAAAGTAGCTTCTTGATGAGTTAAAAAAACAATGAGAAGAATATAACTGCCTCAATAACCGTATGGAACCAAAGGTGGAAAGAAGCAGTAAACATATGAAGTCAAAAAGTTACTCAAAAGTGAAGGGTGATTTAATTGCTTAAGCGCTTTTGTGCTTGTCAAGCAGGAGACAAGAATAAGAAACTTTATATCTTTGCTAATGTTGACAGGCCACGGGTAGCTGGGTAGGGTTCTTAGGGGGTAAACTTCATAGGACGAATACATAAGCATTGATAATCCTGCCAAAAAAGAGCTGTCTTAGTCTCTTAGATGGAAAAAACAAGAGAGGAAAATAGAAACTTGACCTATATTATTTAACATTTCGCTTTCATTCTTACATTTCTGATAGGAACATGATTTTTAAATAGACAATTTACTAGATTGATTAGAGACTGTCTTCCAAGTAAGTAGTTGCGGACACGGTGAGCCTTGGTTCCCCCACCAAGCACGATTTGCTCGAGGGCAGTTTTATTTACATGATAAAGTCTCTGCCATTATGTTCCTATAATACATTATGCTGATAGATTTCAGAACATCGTGAAGATCCAATTTTCAATCTAAACTCAGTTTGTATGATTATACTGATGTAACTCCTTTATATATATATTCTTTGCCGATACTAAATGGTGCTGTACATATGTCATTATCATGCTGCCAAG encodes:
- the LOC127302314 gene encoding uncharacterized protein; its protein translation is MRTAAETQQSRILYELSALVLTILQPPGEAAAGPRQVSAAGVASMLLGASMALMLCGSLTFMLGFFLMPWVLGLACVFLFVGFLTNLSGIGRAILCWPAACSSPSSHKDASTWHIFPKSPFM